Proteins encoded within one genomic window of Ascaphus truei isolate aAscTru1 chromosome 8, aAscTru1.hap1, whole genome shotgun sequence:
- the LOC142501424 gene encoding protein-lysine 6-oxidase-like isoform X2, translated as MYSLRCAAEENCLARSAYSPAVSDISTRVLLTHFPQRVKNRGTADFLPVKPRHAWEWHSCHQHYHSMDSFSHYDLLDSVSHRKVAEGHKASFCLEDTMCDPGVRRRYACTVHTQGLSPGCYDTYHANIDCQWIDITDVPPGRYILKVSVNPSFQVLESDFTNNAVRCDLTYTGSYVITRNCRLSSI; from the exons ATGTACAGCCTGCGCTGTGCTGCCGAGGAGAATTGCCTGGCAAG ATCTGCCTACTCCCCGGCGGTCTCTGATATCAGCACCCGGGTGCTGCTAACGCACTTTCCACAGAGGGTTAAAAACCGTGGAACGGCCGACTTCCTGCCAGTGAAACCGCGCCATGCCTGGGAGTGGCACAGCTGTCACCA acacTATCACAGCATGGACTCGTTCAGTCATTATGACCTCCTGGACTCTGTGTCACATCGGAAAGTGGCAGAGGGACACAAGGCCAGTTTCTGTCTGGAGGACACAATGTGCGACCCGGGTGTGAGGCGGCGCTACGCCTGCACGGTGCACACGCAG GGGCTGAGCCCAGGATGCTATGACACGTATCACGCCAACATTGACTGTCAGTGGATTGATATCACAGATGTCCCCCCCGGGAGATACATCCTCAAG GTCTCTGTGAACCCAAGCTTCCAGGTGCTGGAGTCGGATTTTACGAATAACGCGGTGCGCTGTGACCTCACCTACACCGGGAGTTATGTGATCACACGAAACTGCCGCCTCTCCAG CATCTGA